TGCTGCATTATGAAAGTTATATATAGTCGCGTAATGAGAAAACGTTGGCCTTAATAATGCTCGAGAAAACTTTGGAtctcaaataatttattattaaaacttGATTATCTTTTCTTGACTTTAgtattgtttatattttatttaaattttacctCAACTGTTACAtagattgtatatatatttagctTAAGATTTCACTAACATTAGTTTTAGTTGAAagtaaacaatgaataatactaGTTACGATCAATTTATACCTCCAAATCTACGAGCAGATGAGGCGAGTCCCCAATGGATGAACAAAGGGGACAACGCTTGGCAAATCATCGCCGCCACCCTCGTCGGGCTCCAATCCATGCCAGGACTGGTGATCCTGTACGGCGGGATGGTGAAGAAGAAATGGGCTGTCAACTCATCCTTAATGGCATTCTACGCATTCGCAGCAACGTTAATATGCTGGGTTGGGTGGGGATACCGCATGTCTTTCGGTGAGAAACTAGTAGGTTTCTGGGGGAAACCTGCTGTGGCGCTGGACGCCGATTTCCTTATGGGCCAAGCTTTTCTTGGGTACTTCCCGACGGCGACAATGGTGTGGTTTCAGTTCGGATTTGCGGCTATCACGCCGGTTTTGATCGGTGGGGCGCTGCTGGGGAGGATGAACTTTGTGGCGTGGATGATATTTGTGCCGCTTTGGCATACGTTTTCGTACACGGTGGGGGCGTTTAGTGTGTGGAGTTCGAATGGGTGGTTAGCTAAGATGGGAGTGATTGATTTCGCGGGAGGGCTCGTTATCCATCTTTCATCTGGTGTTGCTGGCTTCACCGCTGCTTACTGGGTAAGTTTCATTAACTTTATACCTCGACTTATTTTATCAAACTATGGACCGGAGTCACGATCTTTTGATGTGTATTGGGTTAGATCTTCATACTAACATACTAATCTAAAAACCATGTTACCGATAAGTCGCGCATTGGACAAGCTATATGCGATGTACTCGTCCGAGAAGGTGTTAGTGAAATCCAACTCTTAAATACGTGTAAAAAGCTCACTCACTTCGTCAACTTCAACATCAAGTGAGATTactaaaatattcttttatcCTATATATGGCTTCATATATCTAAAGTCATCACAAATCGTTGGTATATCTCAACACCTCACATCCTGGGGTACggttaagatttaaaaatttgTGAATCCTTTCATTAActtgtgtatatataaataaaggTGGGACCGAGAGGAGAAAAGGAGAGGGAGAAATCCTCTCCAAACAACATTATTATGATGTTGTGTGGTGCCGGACTAGTGTGGATGGGATGGACTGGATTCAACGGTGGAGCGCCATACGCCGCCAGCACAGTGGCGTCACTGGCAGTCCTCAACACCCATGTGTGCGCTGCCACAAGCGTGCTGACATGGTTATTGCTCGACATTTGCATCTCCGGCAAAGCTTCCGCTCTTGGAGTTGTGAATGGCATGATCACTGGCCTTGTTTGCATCACCCCGGCTGCCGGTGCGTTCAATTCTTCCCCTTTTTAGTCACCATGAAAAAAAATGTATGATCTTAGGTTTTTAAATTAATAGTTTTTCATTTTGTCCCATTGGGTAGGATTAGGATGACGGAAATTCGAGTCgactcaaatattatattcaatTCGTATTCTAAATTACCACATATATAACGATTTGAGAGTTTTTCGAGTCAGTCGATACAAATGATACTTGATGGGCAGTCATAGTAATCGAACTTGGGTCTAGTTCGAACAAGTTTGATTTACATTTTTGTAGTCAAATTCATGTTTGAAGTATTTTGTTCAACAACTAGCAGTATGACTGTGTGAATGAGATGTCTGAAAATGTACTTAAAATTTTAGTATTACATCTCATgtaaaattatttacaattattttttcctcataaatcaaattatttactAATTTTCATGATCAATTAATTCAgtttttttcattaatattatttatttgattgattgatcgGGTTAGTTGTGAAAATAGTAGTATACTGTtggagaaaaaatatttttaggatttctAGCTAATATCAGAAAATATTGTTATTTTGTTGACCTTTGCAACAACTATTAGGAATCACAACCAAACATGAACTTAATTAGCAAATGGttctttttttataaatgaaaacGACATTCATTAATAAAGTAAAAAGTAATTATACAAGTACAATGGAGATCTCCAAGAGATAGAAAActcaaatatcaaacaactaagTAACTAACTAAAGagaaattatatatacatcaaTTGAACTAGGAAAACAACGTAAaatgaatatcttgaatttcttaattGTTGCATTGATATCTGACTTCTCATTTTCGAACATGGCTCTATTTCTTACATTCCGCATCTGATAATTCGTAACTGCAAAGGCCGAGTAAATGCATCTTAGCAAAATGGTTCTTGATACTTGTTGTAGGAGTTGTCCAATGTTGGGCATCAATCTTGATGGGCCTAATATCAGGAAGTGTACCATGGTACACATTGATGATTCTCCGCAACAAAATAAGGCTATTAAGATACGTAGACGACACTTTTGCAATCATTCACACCCACGCGGTGGCTGGAGCTCTAGGCGGAATTCTCACGGGTGTCCTGGCCATGCCTAAACTCAGCCGACTCTTCTACATGGTTCCCGATTGGGAGAAGTACATCGGCCTAGCATATGCCCTCCAGATGGGTCGAGCACGAGCTGGGATCAGGCAAATGGGGGTTCAGCTTGCCGGAATCCTTTTCATAGCGTGTCTAAATATTGTTGTCACGAGCCACATTTGTTTGTTCGTCAAGTTGTTCGTTCCACTCAGGCTTAGTGAGAAAGTATTGCAAaagtaaaaatgaaaataaacggCGCCACATTGACAAAATACATCAAAGTGGTTACTATAATGTGGTTAAGTATTATTAATAGTAAATAAGTTgagaaaaaataattgtttttaagttGGGTGATTTGACATGAAaagttatatttttggtgaCGTACtttgtatgttttaatttttggttatgtcAGATAATTCacgattttatttaattcacattttttttaagttttgttTACTAGAGTTTGGATGTTGAGCTAGAAAATGATGATGtgataccaaaaaaaaataatgtgtgGTATTTGACATTGCCGACGATACATCAACATTATAGTGATattaagactaaaattgaaaaaaaatgaaaattatcgGACTAAAACCGTGAATTGTTCGACAACatgataaaaaagaaaaaaagttgcaaattgtaaaaacaaaaatgtgACTTTTTCCTGATTTAAAGTATAGTTTTAAAACTATTTGAGTTATATAAAGAATGGGAGGAACACAAAGCATTCCCAAATAACACTTAtaatttatgtataaaaaaaagttaataattttttttttaaaaaaaatacaaactcATATATTAATCATTCAAAAGACAAGGCTAAACTAtcattttaatttcgttttaaAACATAAATCCTTTCTTTAAATTACTTTaaacttaaattattttctaattCAGAAGGACACAATTTTCAATGGATTGGTGAATTTACCCCACATTTATCTATAGTACATCTATCAATACTCCTCACTCAACTGGCAACCGTTCAAAAGAAGTATTTATCATGTGCCATTTTTTGTCATCAATAATTGTCCATTGTCGATGTTATTGGGTTATATTCTGTGGTCGTCATTCATATAGCGTggttttgcatttttttttcgattttttttttggtagacGTAGGTTtcttttgagacggtctcacgaatctttatatatgAGATGAATCAACTCTCTCgattttcacaataaaaagtaatactctttgcataaaaagtaatattttttaatggatgactcAAAGGAGAGAtcggtctcacaaaatacaactcgtgagatcgtttcacataaatttttatcatatcaGAAATTGTATTCTCCGAATTGACATAATTTTATTTGCTTTGGATTTGGATAAGTCACCGGACCTGACATTTTTACGTGGTAAACGATAACAAGTCCAGCTTGAAAACGTGGACTTAGTAAACCTCGACTAAGAATTTCATACCCCACCAAGCTTCGCTTTGGATAACTAACCTCTAGCTCTccctatataaaaaaatgtacttaaaaattattttatttttttaaaaaaagattactTCTATTTGTGTTATAacacaatattattattataataatgacAAGAGGTAGCAagtaacttttatttttctaataagattttgatttcataaattttaaactataaCTTCACCATAATTAGTTCTTctcatagtttttttttttatttgttaagaTTATGAGACTTGAACTTAACTCCAAAAACTAGCGCGATAGAAGATGAATGTTCGAGTCtatatatacaattttcaaGAACTTAATTCAATCGATATAAGACATCTAACACATCCCTCACGTCTTGGAGCATGAAATTTACATTATCAGGCAAtgacaatctaatatataaaaataaatcttaaTTGTGCTATCATATTAAAATTGAGATTTAAATCTAACTCAATTATTTAAACTAATTTTGGAGTTAGCACTTCATTTCATCCAAGAAATCACAGCTGTTCACATGCCAGCTTTGGAATTGGCCATCTCCTTTCAGCTTCCCTGACGCGCATGTATATAGACATATAGTGTTATTCTATTATATCTCATCTCATGC
The DNA window shown above is from Primulina huaijiensis isolate GDHJ02 chromosome 12, ASM1229523v2, whole genome shotgun sequence and carries:
- the LOC140990413 gene encoding ammonium transporter 2 member 4-like, whose protein sequence is MNNTSYDQFIPPNLRADEASPQWMNKGDNAWQIIAATLVGLQSMPGLVILYGGMVKKKWAVNSSLMAFYAFAATLICWVGWGYRMSFGEKLVGFWGKPAVALDADFLMGQAFLGYFPTATMVWFQFGFAAITPVLIGGALLGRMNFVAWMIFVPLWHTFSYTVGAFSVWSSNGWLAKMGVIDFAGGLVIHLSSGVAGFTAAYWVGPRGEKEREKSSPNNIIMMLCGAGLVWMGWTGFNGGAPYAASTVASLAVLNTHVCAATSVLTWLLLDICISGKASALGVVNGMITGLVCITPAAGVVQCWASILMGLISGSVPWYTLMILRNKIRLLRYVDDTFAIIHTHAVAGALGGILTGVLAMPKLSRLFYMVPDWEKYIGLAYALQMGRARAGIRQMGVQLAGILFIACLNIVVTSHICLFVKLFVPLRLSEKVLQK